A portion of the Intestinibacillus sp. Marseille-P6563 genome contains these proteins:
- a CDS encoding reverse transcriptase domain-containing protein, translated as MRNPIHVLKVLEVKASVGNRKCERLYRNLYNPEFYLLAYANIAKSQGSMTQGVDGQTLDNMSLPRINRIIESIRNRTYQPKPAKRKYIPKKNGKLRPLGITSTDDKLVQEVVRMILEAIYEPTFSNNSHGFRPKRSCHTALTQVKKNFTGVTWIVEGDIKACFDNFDHHVLVELLRKRISDEAFIGLIWKFLKAGYMEQWQYNCTYSGVPQGSGISPICANIYLSELDNYMQEYKEKYDCEPERRRTTREYERASRRYRKARKALMGAEKSTPELVKEFKDSRRKKMNQHYYNPFEEGFKKIQYNRYADDFVIGVIGSKKDAEKIKEDVKIFLQEKLHLEMSEEKTKVTHSSKPVRYLGYDFKVIHSKNMKRCKNGDMKRVWYGKVFLYMPKEKWIKKAMERGAIQVKRNNDTGKEMWRPMPRKDLMNRSDAEIVSTFNSEIRGLYNFYRIAENVGALHKYYYMVRYSMLKTLAGKHRTNVSVIKKRHMVNGVLRIPYDTTKGRKYCEFYHDGFRKHSDGYDNVADVMPSYRKYDSRHTIVNRIKAGVCEICGEHADYLCMHHVRTLKSLKGRDIFEQKMLKMRRKSLALCPDCFELLHETKESR; from the coding sequence ATGAGAAATCCGATTCATGTCTTGAAAGTCCTTGAAGTAAAGGCAAGTGTAGGTAACCGCAAATGTGAAAGATTATATCGCAACCTATACAATCCAGAGTTCTATCTCCTTGCATATGCGAACATTGCGAAATCGCAGGGGAGCATGACGCAGGGGGTAGACGGGCAGACGCTGGACAACATGAGCCTGCCGAGAATTAACCGGATTATTGAATCCATACGCAACAGGACATATCAGCCAAAGCCTGCAAAAAGAAAGTACATTCCTAAAAAGAACGGGAAACTTCGCCCGTTGGGAATCACTTCTACTGATGATAAGTTAGTGCAGGAAGTGGTCAGAATGATTCTTGAAGCAATCTATGAGCCGACATTCAGCAACAATTCACACGGTTTCAGACCAAAAAGAAGCTGTCACACGGCACTTACGCAAGTGAAGAAAAACTTCACAGGTGTTACATGGATTGTCGAGGGAGACATTAAGGCGTGCTTTGATAACTTCGACCATCATGTGTTGGTTGAATTACTGCGGAAAAGGATTTCAGACGAGGCTTTTATCGGTCTAATCTGGAAGTTCCTGAAAGCCGGATATATGGAACAATGGCAGTACAACTGCACCTACTCCGGTGTTCCGCAGGGCAGCGGTATCAGTCCGATATGTGCAAACATCTACCTCAGCGAACTGGACAACTATATGCAGGAATACAAAGAAAAGTATGATTGCGAGCCAGAACGCAGAAGGACGACCAGAGAATACGAGCGGGCGTCCCGGAGATACAGAAAGGCACGTAAAGCGTTAATGGGCGCAGAAAAATCAACTCCTGAACTGGTAAAAGAATTTAAGGATTCCAGAAGGAAGAAGATGAATCAGCACTATTACAATCCGTTTGAGGAAGGCTTCAAGAAAATCCAGTACAACCGTTACGCCGATGATTTTGTAATCGGCGTTATCGGCTCCAAAAAGGACGCAGAAAAAATCAAGGAAGATGTAAAAATCTTTCTCCAAGAAAAACTGCATTTGGAAATGTCCGAGGAAAAGACGAAAGTCACCCATTCCAGTAAGCCGGTACGCTATCTGGGGTACGATTTCAAAGTAATCCATTCCAAGAACATGAAGCGTTGTAAAAACGGCGACATGAAACGGGTGTGGTATGGAAAAGTATTCCTGTATATGCCGAAAGAAAAATGGATTAAAAAAGCGATGGAACGGGGAGCGATACAGGTGAAACGCAACAATGACACAGGCAAAGAAATGTGGCGGCCTATGCCAAGGAAAGACCTGATGAACCGCAGCGACGCAGAGATTGTGTCTACTTTCAATTCCGAAATTCGAGGGTTATATAACTTCTATCGGATAGCAGAAAACGTAGGCGCATTGCACAAGTATTACTACATGGTGCGGTACAGCATGTTAAAAACTCTGGCAGGAAAGCACAGAACGAATGTCAGTGTTATTAAGAAGCGGCACATGGTAAACGGAGTACTGAGAATCCCATACGATACAACTAAGGGACGTAAATACTGCGAATTTTACCATGATGGATTCAGAAAGCACAGCGACGGCTATGACAATGTGGCAGACGTTATGCCGAGTTATAGGAAATATGACAGCAGGCACACGATAGTAAACCGCATAAAAGCCGGAGTATGCGAGATTTGCGGGGAACATGCAGACTATTTATGTATGCACCACGTAAGAACGCTGAAATCGCTGAAAGGCAGGGATATATTTGAGCAGAAAATGCTGAAAATGAGAAGAAAATCTCTGGCTCTCTGCCCTGACTGCTTTGAACTCTTACACGAAACCAAAGAATCAAGGTGA
- a CDS encoding IS110 family transposase: MNPLFVGIDVSSRNNVAYLMKPDGSKHSSFSIQNNLGGAKLLSEKIVSALRSMQLSDVVIGLEATSIYGDSLVYALREDGSLGRFQRKIHVLNPKQVKKFKEAYPDLPKNDFVDAFVIADHLRFGRIAKEVYMDDYRYQALRTLTRARFDVIQNLTREKQRFANYLFLKCSGIAQDKDIQNTSATTIALMERFETVDDLANADLDELTAFLDEKGRNFADPAAKAKVIRTAARDSYRLPVTVNNSVNQAMAVSIASMRALEKQVKVLDKAIEQQFEIIPNTLTSIPGIGKVYSAGIIAEIGDIHRFSSQASVAKFAGLVWTQHQSGEFEAEHSRMIKSGNRYLRYYLLEAANSVRRCDSEFRRYYDLKYQEVNKYQHKRALALTARKLVRLIFRLLKDNRLYILPEG, encoded by the coding sequence ATGAACCCACTATTCGTTGGCATTGATGTGAGCAGCAGAAACAATGTGGCCTACCTGATGAAACCCGACGGCAGCAAGCACTCCAGCTTTTCCATACAGAACAACCTGGGTGGTGCTAAACTGTTATCAGAGAAGATCGTGTCGGCACTGCGTTCCATGCAGCTCAGCGATGTGGTGATCGGCCTGGAGGCCACCTCCATCTACGGAGACAGCTTGGTTTACGCTCTCCGGGAGGATGGCAGCCTGGGCCGGTTCCAGCGGAAGATCCATGTCCTGAATCCAAAGCAGGTCAAAAAGTTCAAGGAAGCCTATCCCGACCTGCCCAAGAATGACTTTGTGGACGCCTTTGTGATTGCCGACCATCTCCGTTTCGGCAGGATCGCCAAGGAGGTCTATATGGACGACTACCGCTACCAGGCGCTCAGGACCCTTACCAGGGCCAGGTTTGACGTGATCCAAAACCTGACCCGGGAGAAACAGAGATTCGCTAACTACTTATTCCTCAAATGCTCCGGCATAGCCCAGGACAAGGACATCCAGAACACCAGCGCCACCACTATCGCGCTCATGGAGCGGTTTGAAACTGTGGATGATCTGGCAAACGCCGACCTGGACGAACTGACTGCCTTTCTGGATGAGAAGGGCAGAAACTTCGCTGACCCGGCTGCCAAAGCCAAGGTTATTCGAACTGCCGCCAGAGACTCTTACCGCCTGCCTGTTACTGTGAACAATTCTGTAAATCAGGCGATGGCAGTCTCTATTGCCTCTATGCGGGCTCTGGAAAAGCAGGTCAAGGTGTTGGACAAGGCCATTGAACAGCAGTTTGAAATCATTCCCAACACCCTGACCTCTATCCCCGGGATTGGCAAGGTCTACTCCGCCGGGATCATCGCCGAGATCGGCGACATTCACCGTTTCAGCTCTCAAGCCTCGGTTGCCAAGTTCGCCGGCCTTGTCTGGACACAGCACCAGTCCGGTGAATTTGAGGCTGAACACTCCCGGATGATCAAGTCCGGCAACCGCTATCTCCGCTACTACCTGCTGGAAGCCGCCAACTCTGTGAGAAGATGCGATTCCGAGTTCCGGCGCTACTATGACCTCAAGTATCAAGAGGTCAACAAGTATCAGCATAAACGCGCACTCGCTCTCACTGCCAGAAAACTGGTTCGGTTGATCTTTCGGCTGCTGAAGGACAACCGCCTGTATATCCTGCCGGAGGGCTGA
- a CDS encoding 5-deoxy-glucuronate isomerase: MYIEKDCKRGYTEYCRCEDNNGEGSMMDVAVLIMEDGDTYEFHEKEKEMAWIMIKGKATVEYEGKTADMDRPNPFDVSTYCLHLAAGQSCKITAHGHCEFYVQKTYNDKHFEAHLYLPEETDTWHRGANGECGGCIKRDVRTSFDYEINPLSNMVLGEIINLPGKWSSYPPHFHPQPEVYFYHFEDERGFGAGWVDGKIEELHHHGLSIITKGNHPVVMAPGYPCCYLWGIRHLPGDPWTKTRIDDPVHEWLVDPNAKFWNGEDGVPMSEYTKNK; this comes from the coding sequence ATGTACATCGAAAAAGACTGCAAACGTGGCTACACCGAGTACTGCCGCTGTGAAGATAACAACGGCGAAGGCTCCATGATGGACGTTGCTGTGCTCATCATGGAAGACGGCGACACCTATGAATTCCACGAAAAAGAAAAGGAAATGGCCTGGATCATGATCAAGGGCAAGGCTACGGTCGAATACGAAGGCAAGACCGCAGACATGGACCGTCCGAATCCGTTCGACGTATCCACCTACTGCCTGCATCTGGCTGCTGGCCAGTCGTGCAAGATCACAGCACACGGCCACTGCGAATTCTACGTGCAGAAGACCTATAACGACAAGCATTTCGAAGCGCACCTCTATCTGCCGGAAGAAACCGACACCTGGCACCGCGGTGCAAACGGCGAATGCGGCGGCTGCATCAAGCGCGACGTCCGCACCAGCTTCGACTACGAGATCAACCCGCTGTCCAACATGGTTCTCGGCGAGATTATCAACCTGCCGGGCAAGTGGTCGTCCTATCCCCCGCACTTCCATCCGCAGCCCGAAGTATACTTCTATCACTTCGAAGACGAGCGCGGCTTTGGTGCTGGCTGGGTAGACGGCAAGATCGAAGAACTGCATCATCATGGCCTGTCCATCATTACCAAGGGCAACCATCCGGTTGTTATGGCACCGGGTTATCCGTGCTGCTACCTGTGGGGCATTCGTCATCTGCCGGGCGACCCGTGGACCAAGACCCGTATCGACGATCCGGTACACGAATGGCTGGTCGATCCGAACGCAAAGTTCTGGAACGGCGAAGATGGCGTACCGATGAGCGAGTACACCAAGAACAAGTAA
- a CDS encoding DUF6017 domain-containing protein, producing MAVFRVERNTGYTVMSNHHLRNKELSLKAKGLLSQMLSLPEDWDYTLAGLSHINREKIDAIREAVKELEKAGYIVRSRERDEKGRLRGADYVIYEQPQPREPEAATSVGQPPILDLPALENPTLENPTLEKPTQEKPTLENPTQLNKDISSKEKSITDLSSTHSFPFHSLNPLPFEQGEAASPPERKRTEAKSNSAVEIYREIIKDNIEYDILIQDPKMDKDRLNEIVDLMLETVCTARKTIRIAGDDYPAELVKSKFLKLNSSHIEFVLDCMRENTTKVRNIKQYLKAVLFNAPSTIDSYYTALVNHDLYGGE from the coding sequence ATGGCAGTTTTCAGAGTGGAGCGAAATACGGGATATACCGTTATGAGCAACCACCACTTGCGAAACAAGGAATTGTCCTTAAAAGCAAAAGGCTTGCTTTCGCAAATGCTGTCCTTGCCGGAGGATTGGGATTATACCCTTGCGGGCTTATCCCATATCAACCGGGAGAAGATCGACGCAATCCGCGAAGCGGTAAAGGAACTCGAAAAAGCCGGATATATCGTGCGCAGCCGGGAACGCGACGAAAAGGGACGCTTGCGGGGCGCGGATTACGTCATATACGAGCAGCCGCAGCCGCGAGAGCCGGAAGCAGCTACCAGCGTCGGACAGCCGCCTATATTGGATTTACCTGCGTTGGAAAATCCAACATTGGAAAATCCAACGTTGGAAAAACCTACGCAGGAAAAACCTACGTTGGAAAATCCAACGCAATTAAATAAAGATATATCAAGTAAAGAAAAATCAATTACTGATTTATCAAGTACCCATTCCTTTCCATTCCATTCCCTAAATCCCTTGCCCTTTGAGCAGGGCGAAGCGGCTTCGCCGCCGGAAAGGAAAAGAACGGAAGCGAAAAGCAATAGCGCAGTAGAGATTTACAGGGAGATTATCAAGGACAATATCGAGTATGACATTCTCATTCAAGACCCCAAAATGGACAAAGACCGCCTAAATGAGATTGTTGACCTCATGCTGGAAACCGTCTGCACAGCGCGAAAGACAATCCGTATTGCCGGGGACGACTACCCCGCCGAACTGGTGAAATCCAAATTTTTGAAGCTGAACAGCAGCCATATTGAGTTTGTTTTGGATTGCATGAGGGAGAACACAACCAAAGTGCGCAACATCAAGCAGTATCTAAAAGCGGTGCTGTTCAACGCGCCGAGTACCATTGACAGCTACTATACCGCCCTTGTCAATCACGACTTATACGGCGGCGAATGA
- a CDS encoding DeoR/GlpR family DNA-binding transcription regulator produces MKISRLNSIEQYVIAKETVSIDELCEVFGVSKNTIRRDLNDLEARGHIAKVYGGVTAISSTGAILPPPVRSGMNSADKNLIGRLAAGEVSDGDTIFIDSGTTTLCMLRYLTGRKKLTIVTHSLAALSEASKYENLSLICPGGIYSPPTDSFVGLSTFEALSGMTINKAFMAATGVSLESGMTNTTFLEAEIKRGVAHRASSVYLMADSSKLDKEAVISFCQLRDLTAFVTDRRPPDRYIEFFRAHSIRVLCQ; encoded by the coding sequence ATGAAAATCAGTCGATTGAATTCCATAGAACAATATGTCATCGCCAAAGAGACCGTTTCGATCGATGAACTCTGCGAAGTGTTTGGCGTATCCAAAAATACCATCCGCCGCGACTTAAATGATCTGGAAGCCCGCGGCCATATCGCCAAAGTTTATGGCGGCGTGACCGCAATCTCGTCAACGGGCGCCATCCTTCCCCCGCCTGTGCGTTCGGGCATGAACTCGGCTGACAAAAACCTCATCGGCCGCCTAGCGGCAGGAGAAGTCAGTGACGGCGACACCATCTTTATCGATTCGGGTACCACAACTCTGTGCATGCTGCGGTATCTGACCGGCCGCAAAAAGCTGACCATTGTCACCCACTCGCTGGCCGCTCTGTCCGAAGCGTCCAAGTATGAAAATCTCAGCCTGATCTGTCCGGGCGGTATTTACAGCCCCCCGACCGATTCCTTTGTCGGGCTTTCGACCTTTGAAGCGCTTAGCGGCATGACCATCAACAAAGCCTTTATGGCTGCCACCGGCGTTTCGCTGGAAAGCGGTATGACCAACACCACGTTCCTGGAGGCAGAAATCAAGCGCGGCGTTGCCCACCGCGCTTCCTCGGTCTATTTGATGGCCGATAGTTCGAAATTGGACAAGGAAGCTGTCATTTCCTTCTGCCAGCTTCGTGACCTGACCGCCTTTGTCACCGACCGCCGTCCCCCGGACCGTTACATAGAGTTCTTCCGTGCGCACAGCATCCGGGTTCTGTGCCAGTAA
- a CDS encoding PcfB family protein has product MQEEVTQKTIALYVKVGKGAARLTEQALQKAIQKFLEQKSKPAHGKQTMRQLMKQNAGVSNIEITDSNIKAFESTAKKYNIDFSLKKVKGEQTRYLVFFKGRDADVMTAAFQEFSAKKLNREKKPSIRKALAAAKDKAKQLNAARDKVKKMDRGREI; this is encoded by the coding sequence TTGCAGGAGGAAGTAACCCAAAAAACGATTGCCCTATACGTCAAAGTGGGAAAAGGCGCGGCGCGGCTTACCGAACAGGCGTTGCAGAAAGCAATCCAAAAGTTTTTGGAGCAGAAAAGCAAGCCCGCGCATGGGAAACAGACCATGCGGCAGCTTATGAAGCAGAACGCGGGTGTTTCCAACATCGAGATCACCGACAGCAATATTAAAGCCTTTGAGAGTACGGCGAAGAAATACAACATAGATTTTTCGCTGAAAAAGGTTAAGGGCGAGCAGACCCGCTACCTTGTGTTTTTCAAAGGCCGGGACGCAGACGTTATGACCGCAGCGTTTCAAGAGTTTTCCGCAAAGAAGCTGAACAGGGAGAAAAAGCCCTCTATCCGCAAAGCCCTTGCCGCTGCAAAGGACAAGGCAAAGCAGCTTAACGCCGCCCGCGACAAGGTAAAGAAAATGGACAGGGGGCGCGAGATATGA
- a CDS encoding transketolase family protein, whose product MKFTLIGKHENDSRANRDAYVTAMQELMAADSKVCHVDCDLYSCINTKKLETEFPKQTFNAGIAEANAMGVAAGLAATGRTVFMHSFGCFSSRRAYDQAFMSCAYAKLPVHVLGSDPGVCAAYNGGTHMPFEDMALYMAIPDAVVIDPTDYAMLNDLTKKIAASGKFSYTRMVRKGIVKVYDDGADFEIGKGVTLKEGKDVTIIASGIMVDEALKAEETLAAEGISAKVIDMFTWKPIDEELIIASAKETGCIVTAENHQVKCGLGSAVAQVVTKNCPVPMEMVGVEDRFGQVGAQKFLQEEYGLTAAHIVEAVKKAISRK is encoded by the coding sequence ATGAAGTTTACTTTGATTGGGAAGCACGAGAACGATTCCCGTGCAAATCGCGACGCATATGTAACCGCGATGCAGGAACTGATGGCAGCAGACAGCAAGGTTTGCCATGTTGACTGCGACCTGTACAGCTGCATCAATACCAAGAAGCTGGAAACTGAATTCCCGAAGCAGACCTTTAATGCTGGTATTGCAGAAGCCAATGCAATGGGCGTTGCAGCAGGTCTGGCTGCAACCGGCCGCACCGTATTCATGCACTCCTTTGGCTGCTTCTCGTCCCGTCGTGCATATGACCAGGCGTTCATGTCCTGTGCATACGCTAAGCTGCCGGTTCATGTTCTGGGTTCTGACCCGGGCGTATGTGCAGCTTACAACGGCGGTACCCATATGCCGTTTGAAGATATGGCGCTGTATATGGCAATTCCGGACGCAGTCGTTATCGACCCGACCGACTATGCTATGCTCAACGACCTGACCAAGAAGATCGCCGCTTCCGGCAAGTTCTCTTACACCCGTATGGTTCGTAAGGGCATCGTAAAGGTTTACGACGATGGCGCTGATTTCGAGATCGGCAAGGGCGTAACCCTGAAGGAAGGCAAGGACGTGACCATCATCGCTTCTGGTATCATGGTTGACGAGGCTCTGAAGGCTGAGGAAACCCTGGCTGCAGAAGGCATCTCGGCGAAGGTCATCGATATGTTCACCTGGAAGCCGATCGACGAAGAGCTCATCATCGCTTCGGCGAAGGAAACCGGCTGCATCGTAACCGCTGAGAACCATCAGGTTAAGTGTGGCCTGGGTTCGGCTGTTGCACAGGTTGTTACCAAGAACTGCCCGGTTCCGATGGAAATGGTTGGCGTAGAAGACCGTTTCGGCCAGGTAGGCGCACAGAAGTTCCTGCAGGAAGAGTACGGCCTGACCGCAGCTCACATCGTAGAAGCTGTCAAGAAGGCAATCTCCCGCAAGTAA
- a CDS encoding transketolase — translation MQKAEKMQALRVFAAEIRLEALKTIGSLGFGHVGGSMSVVEALAVLYGEVMKVDPKNPQWEDRDWCVMSKGHAGPAMYATLGLKGFYPVEQAYTLNQPHTNFPSHTDRTKTPGIDLTTGSLGQGMSSAVGAALGNKMDDRSSHVFVFVGDGEADEGQVWEGAQFAAHYKLDNLVCFIDYNKRQLDGAVDDVMSHGKGIGAKFDAFGWNVIDVKDGNDVEQVYDAVMAAYECKGKPTCIVLNTVKGKGATFAEPSGAHSSQPTKEQWDEAIAAAEAELAKVKAQ, via the coding sequence ATGCAGAAAGCAGAAAAAATGCAGGCTCTCCGCGTATTCGCCGCAGAGATCAGACTGGAAGCACTGAAGACCATCGGCTCGTTGGGCTTTGGTCATGTCGGCGGTTCGATGTCTGTTGTAGAGGCGCTGGCAGTCCTGTACGGCGAGGTCATGAAGGTCGATCCGAAGAACCCGCAGTGGGAAGATCGTGACTGGTGCGTTATGTCCAAGGGCCATGCAGGTCCGGCCATGTACGCAACCCTAGGCCTCAAGGGCTTCTATCCGGTAGAGCAGGCATATACCCTCAATCAGCCGCATACCAATTTCCCGTCCCATACCGACCGCACCAAGACCCCCGGCATCGATCTGACCACCGGTTCGCTGGGTCAGGGCATGTCGTCCGCTGTTGGCGCAGCTTTGGGCAATAAGATGGACGACCGCTCCAGCCATGTATTCGTATTCGTTGGCGATGGCGAAGCGGATGAAGGCCAGGTTTGGGAAGGTGCACAGTTCGCTGCTCATTACAAGCTGGACAACCTGGTTTGCTTTATCGACTACAACAAGCGTCAGCTCGACGGCGCAGTTGACGACGTTATGAGCCATGGCAAGGGCATCGGCGCGAAGTTCGACGCTTTTGGCTGGAACGTGATTGACGTCAAGGACGGCAACGACGTTGAACAGGTTTATGACGCCGTTATGGCAGCTTACGAGTGCAAGGGCAAGCCGACCTGCATCGTGCTCAACACCGTTAAGGGCAAGGGCGCGACTTTTGCAGAACCTTCCGGTGCACATTCCTCGCAGCCGACCAAGGAGCAGTGGGATGAAGCCATTGCAGCAGCCGAGGCAGAACTGGCTAAGGTTAAGGCACAGTAA
- a CDS encoding recombinase family protein produces the protein MCAYSVFNTFPVYPLSAKPLILLAFCRYRYHTSLFNRPGFQQMIADIEAGLVKRVIIKDMSRFGRDYLQVGMYTEIMFPEHDIHFIAVNDGVDSTQGDNEFTPFRNIINEWYAKDTSKKIRAVMKVKGNAGEHLTVLPPYGYMKSSDDKKQWVKDEEAAQVVYEIGLYIMDGLGPSQIARKLTERKILTPAAYYASKGRTTNVTKKGSPYAWDSSTIADIMDRWRECLGQTVNFKTRKKSYKSKKTLHNPESEWKIFENTHEAIWTEAIADAARLARQSRRRPTKM, from the coding sequence TTGTGTGCGTATTCAGTTTTTAACACATTCCCTGTCTATCCGCTGTCCGCAAAACCATTGATTTTATTAGCTTTTTGCCGCTATCGCTATCACACCTCATTATTCAACCGCCCAGGTTTTCAGCAGATGATTGCAGACATTGAGGCTGGCCTTGTCAAGAGGGTCATCATCAAGGATATGTCACGTTTCGGACGTGATTATCTGCAAGTCGGCATGTATACGGAAATCATGTTTCCCGAACATGATATTCACTTTATTGCGGTGAATGATGGTGTGGACAGCACTCAGGGTGACAACGAGTTTACGCCCTTCCGCAATATCATCAATGAATGGTACGCCAAAGACACCAGCAAAAAAATCCGTGCCGTTATGAAAGTGAAAGGCAATGCAGGAGAACATTTGACTGTTTTGCCTCCGTATGGATACATGAAATCGTCTGATGACAAAAAGCAATGGGTGAAGGATGAAGAAGCCGCCCAGGTAGTTTATGAAATTGGTCTCTATATCATGGACGGATTGGGACCCTCGCAGATTGCAAGAAAACTGACGGAAAGAAAAATTCTTACTCCGGCTGCTTACTATGCGAGCAAGGGCAGAACAACCAATGTCACAAAGAAAGGTTCTCCTTACGCTTGGGATTCTTCTACGATTGCCGACATCATGGACCGTTGGCGTGAATGCCTGGGGCAAACAGTTAATTTCAAAACCCGTAAAAAATCCTACAAGAGTAAAAAGACCTTGCACAATCCAGAAAGCGAATGGAAGATTTTTGAGAATACCCACGAAGCTATCTGGACGGAGGCGATTGCCGATGCAGCAAGGCTCGCAAGGCAATCGCGGCGCCGCCCTACAAAGATGTGA
- a CDS encoding AraC family transcriptional regulator, translated as MDASRREKRLHGTAAFPFQIYPRGPKDSLFIPYHWHPELEIITVTEGEVGLTIAENQYVGQKGDVFFVDVEQLHEIRGGQCGMFRAYVFPLDSLEFQRVDLAQSELLGPLAARQLVFQTELRRGQPGNAGIADTLAMIERAYQAKNPGYQLMVKAGLLQIVAMAAGCGVLQKRAARPQGDYRAQTLKSIVEYLNEHFTEPLRLNDVAARFGLSPQYFCTYFKENLGKTLVQHINFLRIEQASRLLRETDRAVMDIALSVGFENFSYFIKRFREVFGCTPSQYRKELSRMK; from the coding sequence ATGGATGCATCCCGGCGGGAAAAGCGGCTGCATGGTACAGCAGCTTTTCCGTTTCAAATCTACCCCAGAGGCCCAAAAGACAGCCTTTTTATCCCGTATCACTGGCATCCCGAGTTGGAAATCATCACCGTGACCGAAGGGGAAGTGGGGCTGACAATCGCAGAGAATCAGTATGTTGGACAAAAAGGTGATGTATTCTTTGTGGACGTTGAACAACTCCATGAGATTCGCGGCGGACAGTGCGGCATGTTCCGCGCCTATGTGTTCCCGCTGGACTCGCTGGAATTCCAGCGAGTGGACCTTGCCCAAAGCGAATTGCTCGGGCCGCTGGCAGCGCGGCAGCTGGTCTTTCAAACCGAACTGCGCCGAGGACAGCCGGGCAATGCAGGCATCGCCGATACGCTGGCCATGATCGAGCGGGCGTATCAGGCCAAAAACCCCGGCTATCAGCTGATGGTCAAAGCCGGACTGCTGCAAATCGTCGCCATGGCGGCCGGCTGCGGTGTGCTGCAAAAGCGCGCGGCGCGGCCCCAAGGGGATTACCGTGCGCAGACCCTCAAAAGCATCGTCGAGTATCTCAACGAACACTTTACCGAACCGCTGCGCTTGAATGACGTTGCGGCACGGTTTGGCTTATCCCCCCAGTATTTCTGTACATACTTTAAAGAAAACCTGGGAAAGACGCTGGTGCAGCATATCAACTTCCTGCGCATTGAGCAGGCTTCCCGGCTATTGCGCGAAACCGACCGGGCGGTCATGGACATTGCGCTCTCGGTCGGCTTCGAAAATTTCAGCTATTTCATTAAACGGTTTCGGGAGGTGTTCGGGTGTACGCCTTCCCAGTATCGCAAAGAGCTCAGCCGCATGAAATAA
- a CDS encoding DUF4368 domain-containing protein gives MGMFSGMMFCADCGSIMYQCRATNFRRDQEYYLCSGYRKSRDVCGQTHSIRTVILEELVLQNLREIVSFASQRKDDFVKMVMDADMRQRNRGLAKRQKTLADAEKRIAELDTIFKRLYEDTISGKLSDERFQKLSADYEKEQHELQELAAVLRGEIEAEERKSANVERFLSVVERYTEIPELTPCILHEFVEKIVVHAASDPKGKNRTQEIDIYYKGIGALEVSKVTSSRQE, from the coding sequence ATGGGGATGTTCTCCGGCATGATGTTCTGTGCCGACTGCGGCTCCATCATGTACCAATGCAGGGCAACCAATTTCCGGCGCGATCAGGAATATTACCTGTGTTCCGGCTATCGGAAAAGCCGTGATGTATGTGGGCAGACACATTCTATCCGAACTGTTATCCTGGAAGAATTAGTTCTGCAAAATCTGCGCGAGATTGTTTCCTTCGCATCACAGCGCAAAGACGATTTTGTGAAGATGGTCATGGATGCGGATATGCGCCAGCGTAACCGAGGTTTGGCAAAACGGCAGAAAACATTGGCCGATGCCGAAAAGCGGATTGCAGAGCTGGACACCATTTTCAAACGGCTCTACGAGGATACTATTTCAGGAAAACTTTCTGACGAGCGTTTCCAAAAGCTCTCCGCTGACTACGAGAAAGAACAGCATGAGCTTCAAGAGTTAGCGGCTGTCCTCCGTGGTGAAATCGAAGCAGAGGAACGCAAAAGTGCCAATGTGGAAAGGTTTCTCTCCGTTGTAGAACGGTATACGGAAATTCCTGAATTGACCCCATGTATCTTGCATGAGTTTGTCGAGAAGATTGTTGTCCATGCTGCCAGCGATCCGAAGGGCAAGAACCGCACCCAGGAAATTGACATCTACTATAAGGGCATTGGAGCTCTGGAAGTATCCAAAGTCACTTCATCAAGGCAAGAATGA